One region of Paucibacter aquatile genomic DNA includes:
- a CDS encoding aspartate/glutamate racemase family protein → MPLHIGIVACSAEGAALCYRTICSEGAALLGQHAHPEVSMHTPSLADYVSCLERKDLQGVGELMLTSARKLARAGADFLICPDNTIHQAFSYVEPRSPLPWLHIAEVVALAAAERGCRRLGLTGTRWLVDSAVYPEKLAAQGLQCVKPDIPERDEMDRIIMDELVCGTIKPESIAYFQSAIHGFKEQGCDAVILGCTEIPLIVNAENSALPTLDSTPLLARAALRRALHTGDAQ, encoded by the coding sequence ATGCCGCTGCATATCGGAATTGTTGCTTGTTCGGCCGAGGGGGCAGCGCTTTGCTATCGAACCATCTGTTCAGAGGGAGCCGCACTGCTCGGGCAACATGCCCACCCTGAAGTCTCGATGCACACGCCATCGCTCGCTGACTATGTGAGTTGCCTTGAGCGGAAAGATCTGCAAGGTGTTGGCGAATTGATGCTGACTTCAGCCCGAAAATTGGCGCGGGCAGGGGCCGATTTCCTCATCTGTCCTGACAACACGATCCACCAAGCCTTTTCCTACGTCGAGCCTCGCTCTCCGCTGCCCTGGCTGCACATCGCCGAGGTTGTGGCACTGGCAGCCGCTGAACGCGGATGCAGGCGCCTCGGCCTGACGGGCACTCGCTGGCTTGTTGACAGCGCGGTCTATCCTGAAAAGCTAGCAGCGCAAGGCCTGCAGTGCGTCAAGCCAGACATTCCTGAGCGGGATGAAATGGACCGCATCATCATGGACGAACTTGTTTGCGGGACGATCAAACCGGAAAGCATCGCTTACTTCCAGTCGGCTATCCACGGTTTCAAAGAGCAGGGTTGCGATGCCGTCATACTCGGATGCACGGAGATTCCACTGATCGTGAACGCCGAGAACTCCGCCTTGCCAACGTTGGACTCGACACCTTTGCTCGCACGAGCCGCGCTTCGACGAGCACTGCACACAGGTGACGCACAGTAG
- a CDS encoding IS110 family RNA-guided transposase, with the protein MDKNTQVPAVRVGVDLSKRVIQVHAVDGGGRVLTNRALARDKFLAWCALLQVGCMVVMEVSSSAHHWARALRAMGLDARIISAHLAAPYRAEGHCGKNDANDAAAICEAASRPHMRFVPVKSVEQQSLLCVHRLREGLKADRTACINRIRGLLLEFGVAVPNGSRALRLVLDELLEDGANEMNGLARMTLRRAQAQWRELDEHLAWCDERLAAHEQENPEVRRAGQLMGIGPVGASAAVATVGDFRQFKSGAQFSAWLGLVPKQHSSGGKPHLGTITKRGDAYLRTLLIQGAKSVVNTAHTRSDPISRWVLALKERSGWQKAVVALANKNARILWAVMTRGERFDPHHISLKPGATMPS; encoded by the coding sequence ATGGACAAGAATACCCAAGTTCCAGCGGTGCGCGTAGGCGTGGATCTCTCTAAGCGAGTCATCCAAGTGCACGCCGTTGACGGCGGTGGCCGCGTGCTGACGAACCGGGCGCTGGCCCGCGACAAGTTCCTGGCTTGGTGTGCGCTGTTGCAGGTCGGCTGCATGGTGGTGATGGAGGTCAGCTCCAGCGCACATCACTGGGCCCGGGCCCTGCGCGCGATGGGGCTGGATGCTCGCATCATCTCGGCTCACCTGGCCGCCCCCTATCGCGCCGAGGGCCACTGCGGCAAGAACGACGCCAACGACGCTGCGGCCATCTGCGAGGCGGCGAGCCGCCCTCACATGCGCTTTGTTCCGGTCAAGAGCGTCGAGCAGCAGAGCTTGCTGTGCGTGCATCGCTTGCGCGAAGGCCTCAAGGCGGACCGCACGGCCTGCATCAATCGCATTCGCGGCCTGCTGCTGGAGTTCGGTGTCGCCGTGCCCAATGGATCCAGAGCCCTGCGCCTGGTGCTGGACGAGCTGCTGGAGGACGGCGCCAACGAGATGAATGGCTTGGCCCGCATGACGCTTCGCCGGGCGCAGGCGCAGTGGCGTGAGCTGGACGAGCACCTAGCCTGGTGCGACGAGCGACTGGCCGCGCATGAGCAGGAGAACCCGGAGGTGCGTCGCGCCGGGCAGCTCATGGGCATCGGCCCCGTTGGCGCATCAGCGGCCGTCGCCACAGTCGGGGACTTCAGACAATTCAAGAGTGGAGCCCAGTTCAGCGCCTGGCTGGGTCTAGTGCCCAAGCAGCACTCCAGCGGTGGCAAGCCTCACCTGGGCACCATCACCAAGCGCGGCGATGCCTATCTGAGGACCTTGCTGATCCAGGGCGCCAAATCCGTGGTCAACACCGCCCACACGCGTAGCGATCCGATCTCGCGTTGGGTCTTGGCCCTCAAGGAGCGCTCGGGCTGGCAGAAGGCGGTCGTCGCCCTGGCCAACAAGAACGCCCGCATCCTCTGGGCCGTCATGACCCGCGGCGAGCGCTTCGATCCCCATCACATCAGCCTCAAGCCCGGCGCCACCATGCCGAGCTGA